A single region of the Changchengzhania lutea genome encodes:
- a CDS encoding membrane metalloprotease codes for MKYKILIAFLVFAIISACSKDESITENNPLNKSVNRQTTGSSANDLLSDDIFTSMIIELVYVEGFEPSQTTINNFVSFLKERTYKPKGITIEKRGIPSPGKAVYTIEEIADIEREQRQFYNTDNQIAVWAYFSDGKSDKDSDAESTVVLGSAYWNTSFVIYEETVQDLSNSPFDPNRSLLETTVITHEFGHIFGLTNLGTPMQDTHEDAEHPKHCDVENCLMYWASESGIGISNMANMSSAPQLDAQCIADLRANGGR; via the coding sequence ATGAAGTACAAAATTTTAATAGCATTTTTAGTATTCGCCATTATAAGCGCATGTTCAAAAGACGAATCGATTACTGAGAATAATCCACTAAACAAATCGGTTAATCGTCAAACCACTGGTAGTTCTGCTAACGACTTGTTATCTGATGATATATTTACCAGTATGATTATTGAATTGGTGTATGTTGAAGGCTTTGAGCCCTCACAAACAACTATTAATAATTTTGTTTCTTTTTTAAAAGAACGCACATATAAACCTAAAGGTATCACTATTGAAAAGCGAGGAATTCCTTCTCCCGGAAAAGCGGTTTATACAATTGAGGAAATAGCAGATATAGAAAGAGAACAAAGACAATTTTATAATACGGATAATCAAATAGCGGTTTGGGCCTATTTTTCTGATGGAAAATCTGATAAAGATTCAGATGCTGAAAGCACAGTCGTTTTAGGAAGCGCCTATTGGAACACGTCTTTTGTAATTTATGAAGAAACCGTTCAGGACTTAAGTAACAGCCCTTTTGACCCCAATCGTTCTTTATTGGAAACCACAGTGATTACCCATGAATTTGGACATATTTTTGGGCTTACAAATCTAGGGACACCCATGCAAGATACTCATGAAGATGCTGAGCATCCCAAACATTGTGATGTAGAGAATTGCTTGATGTATTGGGCTTCAGAATCTGGAATTGGCATTTCGAATATGGCCAATATGAGTTCTGCACCTCAGTTAGACGCTCAATGTATTGCAGATCTTAGAGCTAATGGTGGCAGATAA
- a CDS encoding DUF4350 domain-containing protein: MIKNVYVFATLICSSINPLQAQRQYADTLYRAPIEVATYKNHQGSTIVIDEGHHNFHTKDGRYKPFATVLEQDGYRVIGYKGDFNEDSLKNIEILVISNALHESNVGNWKLPNPSAFTPKEIHNLRKWVKKGGKLFLLADHMPMAGASQELAKVFGYEFNNGFASDSTKTGSDLFYRKNGTLIDSEITNGCNNKERVDSIRSFTGQAFNIPKKATPILKCGVTWVSYQTEIPWQIDENTPVLQVGGWFQGAYQKYGKGKLVVFGEAAMFSAQIAELEDRSFKAGMNKENAKYNYRLLLNIIHWLDE; the protein is encoded by the coding sequence ATGATAAAGAACGTATATGTGTTTGCCACTTTAATATGTAGTTCAATAAATCCACTCCAAGCACAACGTCAATATGCAGATACACTTTATCGCGCTCCGATTGAAGTAGCAACGTATAAAAACCATCAAGGATCAACGATAGTCATTGATGAAGGACATCATAATTTTCACACCAAAGATGGACGCTATAAACCTTTTGCAACTGTTTTAGAGCAAGACGGTTATCGCGTCATTGGCTATAAAGGTGATTTTAATGAAGATAGCTTAAAAAATATTGAAATTCTTGTTATCTCAAATGCGCTTCATGAATCCAATGTGGGAAACTGGAAGTTGCCCAATCCATCAGCCTTTACCCCAAAAGAGATCCATAATTTACGAAAATGGGTTAAAAAAGGCGGGAAGTTATTTTTACTGGCAGACCACATGCCAATGGCTGGAGCATCTCAAGAGCTAGCTAAGGTTTTTGGCTATGAATTTAACAATGGTTTCGCAAGTGACAGTACAAAGACTGGCTCGGATCTTTTCTACAGAAAAAATGGGACACTAATAGATTCTGAAATAACAAATGGATGTAATAACAAGGAACGTGTGGATTCTATTAGGAGTTTCACGGGGCAAGCATTCAATATACCCAAAAAAGCTACTCCTATTTTAAAATGTGGTGTTACTTGGGTAAGCTATCAGACAGAGATTCCATGGCAGATTGATGAAAACACACCTGTATTGCAAGTTGGTGGTTGGTTTCAAGGGGCTTATCAAAAGTACGGTAAGGGCAAACTGGTGGTGTTTGGTGAAGCTGCTATGTTTTCTGCTCAAATAGCTGAATTAGAAGATCGAAGTTTCAAAGCTGGTATGAACAAGGAAAATGCGAAATATAACTACCGGTTATTGTTGAATATCATCCATTGGTTGGATGAATAG
- a CDS encoding exo-alpha-sialidase: MLNAGHFNIFLLASFLVLTGCKTQSQQIDIGLNISLISKHNSIAYTEPYIAVNPIDSKNLVVGTIKIKDSGWESVVFCSNDAGKSWTERNLPIPDSVSRSGDPYLAYSDKGALYCTMLGSTQKGMGQLVFKSNDNGVSWSQSAWVSTKSKWMFDHSTVVIDNNQESPFYGNIYAASHVNYRDENSALLYAAFVSVSNDGGGHFFLEGIHGSTLQNMNNGDAVITSDGTIYFFYFLFMDNNGNWLDKHLLYVITSTDGGGTFSKPMLVSDEFTAYYPNSTIDRSSKFKDQIYVSWTYTKN; the protein is encoded by the coding sequence ATGCTAAATGCAGGACATTTCAATATTTTTCTACTAGCTTCATTTTTAGTCTTAACGGGTTGTAAAACACAAAGCCAACAAATAGATATAGGTCTCAACATTTCTCTAATATCTAAACATAATAGCATAGCCTATACAGAGCCATACATAGCAGTTAATCCTATTGATTCTAAAAATTTAGTTGTTGGCACGATTAAGATTAAAGATTCAGGTTGGGAAAGTGTGGTCTTTTGCAGTAATGATGCAGGCAAGTCGTGGACAGAGAGAAACTTGCCAATTCCTGATTCTGTCAGCAGGTCGGGTGACCCTTATTTAGCGTACAGCGATAAAGGAGCGCTCTATTGTACTATGTTGGGTAGTACCCAAAAAGGCATGGGTCAATTAGTATTTAAATCCAATGACAATGGGGTTTCGTGGTCTCAGTCAGCTTGGGTAAGCACAAAATCCAAATGGATGTTTGATCATTCAACTGTAGTAATAGATAATAACCAAGAAAGTCCTTTTTATGGTAATATTTATGCAGCATCCCATGTTAATTATCGTGACGAAAATAGCGCATTATTATATGCGGCTTTTGTTTCCGTTTCAAATGATGGTGGAGGTCATTTTTTCTTAGAAGGCATTCATGGTAGCACTTTACAAAATATGAATAATGGTGATGCTGTAATAACTTCAGATGGTACGATTTACTTTTTTTATTTTTTGTTTATGGATAATAACGGTAATTGGTTAGATAAGCATTTGCTTTATGTCATTACTTCAACAGATGGTGGTGGGACATTTTCAAAACCTATGCTTGTTAGTGATGAATTCACGGCATATTATCCAAATTCGACTATTGATAGATCGAGCAAATTTAAGGATCAGATTTATGTATCTTGGACGTATACCAAGAATTAA
- a CDS encoding class I SAM-dependent methyltransferase, translating to MMNENTKYNPKDKKIWEQVFSKIPEEWKKHAPSSSMLDCLERFKKHDVQSVLDLGCGVGIWSIFLGKKGFSIKGLDFSKNAIDFANNWAKEESVDALFECSSLVSHPFKKETFDGVIASKILDNISRIELLKVSKQIQLNLKDGGILYSVFNPYLIEADIEKLKKRHNPTKGITHIVYQNEELRELFPNLTLLEFKIFEHGFRGLIWKKT from the coding sequence ATGATGAATGAGAATACTAAATATAATCCCAAGGACAAAAAAATCTGGGAACAGGTATTTTCCAAGATTCCAGAGGAATGGAAAAAACATGCTCCATCATCCTCGATGCTTGATTGTTTAGAACGTTTTAAAAAGCATGATGTTCAGTCAGTTCTCGACTTGGGCTGTGGCGTAGGAATTTGGTCTATTTTTTTGGGTAAAAAAGGATTTTCTATTAAGGGATTGGATTTTTCTAAAAATGCAATTGATTTTGCTAACAATTGGGCTAAAGAAGAAAGCGTTGATGCTTTATTTGAATGCTCAAGTTTAGTCAGTCATCCTTTTAAAAAAGAGACTTTTGATGGTGTCATTGCATCAAAAATATTGGATAACATATCACGGATTGAGCTGCTTAAAGTGAGTAAGCAAATTCAATTAAATTTGAAAGATGGTGGAATTCTTTATAGTGTGTTCAACCCATATCTCATAGAAGCGGACATAGAAAAACTAAAGAAAAGGCATAACCCTACAAAAGGAATCACGCATATAGTTTACCAAAATGAAGAGCTGAGAGAGCTATTTCCAAATTTGACTTTATTAGAGTTTAAAATTTTTGAACATGGATTTAGAGGTTTAATTTGGAAAAAGACATGA
- a CDS encoding IS5 family transposase yields the protein MYTVLDKDTIEMEIIPHLPLPKRGFPPTVPLVEIVNAILYKLKTGVQWHQLPTRVFFEEKSLCWESVYYHYRKWSVNGVWKACWIGFLDKHRAKLDLSSVDLDGSHTPAIRGGEQVEYQGRKKRKTTNALYLSDRQGLPIAMSEPLAGNHNDLYDIEVQFEVVTGTLEQAKISVDGLFLNADAGFDSKDFRKSCSNKDINANICFNKRNGNTERDEYFDQDLYSQRYAIERTNAWMDSFRSLLNRFDTTVASWLGFNYLPFIVIALKKFKKKEIQKV from the coding sequence ATGTACACAGTACTAGACAAAGATACAATAGAAATGGAAATTATTCCACACCTACCATTACCAAAACGAGGATTTCCACCAACGGTCCCCTTGGTTGAGATTGTTAATGCCATTCTTTACAAGCTGAAAACAGGTGTTCAATGGCACCAATTACCAACGCGGGTGTTTTTTGAGGAAAAGTCGTTATGTTGGGAATCCGTATATTATCATTACCGAAAATGGAGTGTCAACGGAGTCTGGAAGGCGTGTTGGATAGGTTTCTTAGATAAGCACAGAGCAAAGCTAGACCTTTCTAGTGTGGATTTAGATGGTAGCCATACACCAGCCATCAGAGGAGGCGAACAGGTGGAATATCAAGGCAGGAAAAAGCGAAAGACCACCAATGCGCTCTATTTGAGTGACAGACAAGGGTTGCCCATCGCAATGTCTGAACCTTTAGCGGGCAACCACAATGATCTTTATGATATCGAAGTGCAATTTGAAGTGGTTACCGGAACACTAGAACAAGCGAAAATTTCTGTAGATGGTCTATTTCTCAATGCTGATGCAGGATTTGATTCAAAAGATTTCAGAAAATCCTGTAGCAATAAAGATATTAATGCCAATATATGTTTTAACAAACGTAACGGAAATACAGAAAGGGACGAATATTTCGACCAAGACCTATACAGCCAAAGGTATGCCATAGAACGAACCAATGCTTGGATGGATAGCTTCCGATCACTGCTAAATAGGTTTGACACAACGGTCGCTAGCTGGTTAGGATTTAATTATCTGCCATTCATTGTTATAGCTCTCAAAAAATTTAAAAAAAAAGAAATACAAAAAGTTTAA
- a CDS encoding nuclear transport factor 2 family protein codes for MMEEQIELFVDSFNTAWTQGNVKDINLLVDEDVIFVAPDLKTEIIGRKACIQTIRDYTKNAITKVFEIKDKQIHVWDRTATVSIDYYMEYQMNNKLYKENAKEFWTLIQKNNTWLLVWRAMVMNDKLE; via the coding sequence ATGATGGAAGAACAAATTGAACTTTTTGTAGATAGTTTTAACACAGCATGGACGCAAGGTAATGTTAAGGATATTAACTTACTTGTGGACGAAGATGTGATTTTTGTTGCGCCAGACTTAAAAACAGAGATTATTGGAAGAAAAGCATGTATACAGACCATAAGGGATTACACTAAAAATGCAATAACAAAAGTGTTTGAAATTAAGGATAAGCAGATCCACGTTTGGGATAGAACAGCTACGGTATCTATAGATTATTATATGGAATACCAGATGAATAATAAACTGTATAAAGAGAATGCTAAGGAATTCTGGACACTTATACAAAAAAATAACACTTGGTTGTTAGTTTGGCGTGCCATGGTTATGAATGATAAGTTAGAATGA
- a CDS encoding IS1595 family transposase translates to MDIFSFGVHFTDEKSCRLHFKEQRDKQGVVCKRCGCTDHYWLINKWSYQCKSCNSRTSLRSGTIMESSKLSFLVWYKTIFLMSTTKKGFSSKEIQRQLGLKRYEPVWAMVHKLRRAMGDRDDRYTLEGMIEMDEGYFTIEASEQAHKTQKAGRGSKTKSNVMIMAESTILEDIETGKVDRQCRYFKAKVLEDHKADGTDQSFKDAIDDEQTIIFTDKSTSYVNIADYVEIHMTEKSNEQTTKETLKWVHIAISNAKRNFAGTYHKIKKKYLQLYLNEFVYKLNRRYFGERIFDRLIIASITANGH, encoded by the coding sequence ATGGATATATTTTCTTTTGGGGTTCATTTCACAGATGAAAAGAGTTGCAGGCTTCATTTCAAGGAGCAAAGGGACAAGCAAGGTGTTGTTTGTAAGCGTTGCGGATGTACAGACCACTATTGGCTGATCAATAAATGGAGCTATCAATGTAAATCCTGCAACTCAAGGACATCATTGCGCAGTGGCACCATAATGGAAAGCTCTAAATTGTCATTTCTGGTTTGGTACAAGACCATTTTTTTGATGAGCACCACAAAAAAAGGATTTTCCAGTAAAGAGATACAGCGCCAGTTGGGGCTAAAACGTTATGAGCCAGTTTGGGCAATGGTCCATAAACTGCGTAGAGCAATGGGGGATCGTGATGACAGGTACACATTGGAAGGAATGATAGAAATGGATGAAGGCTATTTTACTATTGAAGCCTCGGAACAAGCACACAAAACCCAAAAAGCAGGTCGAGGGAGCAAAACTAAATCCAATGTTATGATTATGGCAGAAAGCACCATACTGGAAGATATAGAAACAGGAAAAGTAGATAGACAATGCCGTTATTTTAAAGCTAAGGTATTAGAAGACCACAAGGCAGATGGCACAGACCAAAGCTTCAAAGACGCTATTGATGACGAGCAAACTATTATATTTACAGATAAGAGTACTTCATATGTAAATATTGCAGACTATGTAGAAATACATATGACAGAGAAATCAAACGAACAAACCACCAAAGAAACACTCAAATGGGTGCATATAGCAATAAGCAATGCTAAAAGGAACTTTGCGGGAACTTATCATAAAATCAAGAAGAAATATTTGCAATTATATCTGAACGAGTTTGTTTATAAGCTCAACCGCAGGTATTTTGGAGAACGAATCTTTGATAGGCTTATTATTGCTAGCATTACAGCTAATGGACATTAA
- a CDS encoding sulfatase family protein, protein MKNGILLFLILFIASCQKKTKVDDNKPNILMIVVDDQGYADFSPFKSYDKTVSTPNISRIGKAGTIFTQAYVTAPVCSPSRVGILTGKNQFRWDIPASWGPGLPENVKTLPEYLKEAGYETARIGKNDLGRNFHKNDVREYPLNHGYDEFLGFSAHAHDFWLHSDKIKERTPDPEGTSAVLGPLMHNMGEKSYEDGYLTDIFTDESIAYIKRKREKPFFLTLSYNSVHHLIHEVPKKYLDKYGAKEIPNYDPDSLVAFGQHAPGSYSAYYDKYSRVGAIKSDALRNYYLANLNCLDDNIGRVLETLKEQHLDKNTIIIFISDNGGSPLTGANNTPLTGGKYSLWEGGIRVPLAISWTDHIEAGKVETNYVSAADILPTLLDAVGIQTNDDALDGISLLETDANRLLVWKWQKTWAVRKGNWKLTNAKENHWKSEPSAQYIAPIVDNMELKLFNVANDPGERVDLAEQQPEKVKELELAYKTWCDTNISK, encoded by the coding sequence ATGAAAAATGGCATCTTATTATTTCTGATTTTATTTATAGCTTCTTGTCAAAAAAAAACCAAGGTTGACGATAATAAACCTAACATTCTCATGATAGTTGTTGATGATCAGGGTTATGCGGATTTTTCACCTTTTAAGAGTTATGATAAAACGGTATCTACTCCTAACATATCGCGCATAGGAAAGGCAGGCACCATTTTTACTCAAGCCTATGTTACTGCGCCAGTTTGCAGCCCTTCCAGAGTAGGCATATTAACTGGTAAAAATCAATTTAGATGGGATATACCAGCGAGTTGGGGACCGGGCTTACCTGAAAATGTAAAAACCTTACCCGAATATTTAAAGGAAGCGGGCTATGAGACGGCTCGCATTGGTAAAAACGATTTAGGAAGAAATTTTCATAAAAATGATGTACGTGAATATCCTTTAAATCATGGTTATGATGAGTTCTTAGGGTTTAGTGCTCACGCCCATGATTTTTGGTTACATTCAGATAAAATTAAAGAACGCACACCAGATCCAGAAGGGACTAGTGCAGTTTTAGGTCCCTTAATGCACAATATGGGAGAGAAAAGCTATGAGGACGGATATCTCACCGACATCTTTACAGACGAGTCCATCGCTTATATTAAAAGGAAACGTGAGAAACCTTTTTTTCTCACACTTTCGTATAATTCGGTGCATCATTTAATTCACGAAGTGCCTAAAAAATATCTGGATAAATATGGCGCCAAGGAAATTCCTAATTACGACCCAGATAGTTTGGTGGCTTTTGGGCAACATGCACCAGGGAGTTACTCGGCTTATTACGATAAATATTCACGTGTTGGTGCTATTAAATCAGATGCATTAAGAAACTATTATTTGGCTAATCTTAACTGTTTGGATGACAATATAGGTCGCGTTTTAGAAACTCTGAAGGAACAACATTTAGATAAAAATACCATTATTATTTTTATTTCAGATAATGGAGGTTCGCCATTAACAGGCGCCAACAATACACCGCTTACAGGAGGTAAATATTCTTTGTGGGAAGGCGGGATACGTGTGCCTTTGGCAATAAGTTGGACGGACCATATTGAAGCTGGTAAGGTTGAAACTAATTATGTGTCTGCAGCCGATATTTTACCGACGCTTTTAGATGCTGTTGGCATCCAAACTAATGATGATGCGCTTGATGGAATAAGCCTTTTAGAAACTGACGCTAACAGATTATTGGTTTGGAAATGGCAAAAAACATGGGCAGTTAGGAAAGGAAATTGGAAATTGACCAATGCGAAAGAGAATCACTGGAAAAGCGAACCCTCTGCGCAATACATTGCACCCATAGTAGATAATATGGAGTTAAAACTTTTTAATGTGGCTAACGATCCTGGTGAGCGAGTAGATTTAGCTGAACAGCAACCTGAAAAAGTCAAAGAATTAGAATTAGCTTATAAAACTTGGTGTGATACTAACATTAGTAAATAA
- a CDS encoding DeoR/GlpR family DNA-binding transcription regulator, producing the protein MKRHETILSILAKEKHIEVLDLCRQLDVSAVTIRKDLKFLEEKGLLFRTHGGASFENPYINEKAIIEKEQISVEEKNGIAQAAAARIDENDSIMIASGTTVQAFSKFIRPKNKLTVITSSLYAVLHLINDPNIEILQLGGYVRHSSASVVGSYATDILDNISCSKLFLGVDGIDFEYGLSTTNLEEAQLNQKMLASAQQTIVLADSSKFGKKSFAKICDLSFVNEIITDKGISSLTKKKLEDKGVKVTIV; encoded by the coding sequence GTGAAAAGACATGAAACCATATTAAGCATCCTAGCCAAAGAAAAACACATTGAGGTTTTAGATTTGTGTAGACAGTTAGATGTTTCTGCTGTGACCATAAGAAAAGATTTGAAGTTTTTAGAAGAAAAGGGGTTATTGTTTAGAACTCACGGTGGCGCTTCCTTTGAAAATCCATACATAAATGAAAAAGCCATTATAGAAAAAGAGCAAATTTCGGTTGAAGAAAAAAACGGAATTGCACAAGCTGCCGCGGCACGTATTGATGAGAATGATTCTATAATGATTGCTTCTGGCACAACCGTTCAGGCGTTTTCTAAGTTCATAAGGCCAAAAAACAAGCTTACAGTCATCACCTCTTCGTTATATGCCGTTTTGCATTTGATAAACGATCCAAATATTGAAATTCTACAACTCGGGGGTTATGTTAGGCACAGTTCAGCCTCAGTAGTTGGCTCATATGCTACTGATATTCTAGACAACATTTCTTGTAGTAAACTCTTTTTAGGTGTAGATGGGATTGACTTTGAATACGGCTTATCCACAACAAATTTAGAAGAAGCGCAACTCAATCAGAAAATGTTGGCATCAGCTCAACAAACCATTGTTTTAGCAGACTCTAGTAAATTTGGGAAAAAAAGTTTTGCCAAAATTTGTGATCTCAGTTTTGTAAATGAGATTATAACCGACAAAGGAATCTCGTCTTTAACAAAGAAAAAATTAGAAGATAAAGGGGTCAAAGTAACGATTGTTTAA
- a CDS encoding glycerol-3-phosphate dehydrogenase/oxidase encodes MFDRNILVNQLKTCPNWDVIIIGGGATGLGIALDSATRGFKTLLLEQVDFAKGTSSRSTKLVHGGVRYLAQGNIDLVKEALYERGLMLKNASHLVSNQSFIIPNYKWWDNFFYTVGLKIYDFLAGKLSFGKSKRISKKETLSRLETIKPVHLKGGVVYHDGQFDDARLAVNIAQTSIEQGATVLNHFKVEKLLKNDDGIISGVEAQDTEDGTSYTLKAKVVINATGVFTDEVLKMDDRSAKNIIRPSQGIHLVLDRSFLPGNDAIMIPKTNDGRVLFLVPWHNRVVVGTTDTLLDSHSLEPKALDKEVDFILETANRYLTKRVSKKDVLSMYAGLRPLAAPKDNSEKTKEISRSHKIIVSDSGLITITGGKWTTYRRMAQDTINMAMQLGKLPRVKCRTKDLLIHGANGVIDKSDHLYIYGSDRKGIEKLILESSGLYEKLHPRLEFVKAEVVWAIRNEMARTVEDILARRVRILFLDAKAAIEIAPIVADILATELNKDENWKQEQISGFEKIASQYIISN; translated from the coding sequence TTGTTTGACAGAAATATATTAGTTAATCAATTAAAAACATGTCCAAATTGGGATGTAATAATTATTGGTGGTGGAGCAACGGGTTTAGGTATTGCTCTAGACAGTGCAACCCGTGGATTTAAAACTTTACTTCTAGAACAGGTCGATTTTGCAAAAGGTACGTCTAGCCGAAGCACGAAATTGGTACACGGCGGGGTCAGGTATCTGGCTCAAGGTAATATAGATTTGGTGAAAGAGGCGCTTTACGAAAGAGGTCTCATGCTTAAAAATGCTTCACATTTAGTAAGTAACCAGTCATTCATTATCCCAAACTATAAATGGTGGGACAACTTTTTTTATACAGTAGGATTAAAAATTTACGATTTCTTAGCCGGAAAATTAAGTTTTGGGAAATCTAAAAGAATATCAAAAAAAGAAACCCTTTCACGTTTAGAGACTATAAAACCAGTACATCTTAAAGGCGGTGTGGTGTATCATGATGGTCAATTTGACGATGCTCGATTGGCTGTTAATATCGCACAGACTTCAATCGAGCAAGGCGCTACCGTTTTAAATCATTTTAAAGTAGAAAAATTGCTTAAAAACGATGATGGAATCATAAGTGGTGTTGAAGCTCAGGATACAGAAGATGGCACATCTTATACCCTAAAGGCAAAGGTGGTTATTAATGCCACGGGTGTATTTACTGATGAGGTATTAAAAATGGATGATAGGTCTGCAAAAAACATAATTAGACCAAGTCAGGGCATACATTTAGTTTTAGATCGATCCTTTTTACCAGGAAATGATGCGATAATGATTCCGAAAACTAACGATGGAAGAGTATTATTCTTAGTGCCTTGGCATAATCGTGTAGTTGTTGGAACTACCGATACGTTGTTGGATAGCCATAGCTTAGAACCTAAGGCATTGGATAAAGAAGTAGATTTTATTTTGGAAACAGCCAATAGGTATTTAACAAAACGAGTGAGTAAAAAAGATGTGTTAAGTATGTACGCTGGGTTAAGGCCGTTGGCAGCACCAAAAGATAATTCAGAAAAAACAAAAGAGATTTCTAGAAGTCATAAAATTATTGTTTCAGATTCTGGTTTAATTACTATTACTGGTGGCAAATGGACCACGTATAGGCGTATGGCACAAGACACCATTAACATGGCTATGCAATTAGGAAAATTACCTCGTGTAAAATGTAGAACAAAAGATTTATTAATTCATGGGGCCAATGGAGTAATAGATAAATCAGATCATTTGTATATTTATGGAAGTGATCGGAAGGGCATTGAAAAATTGATTCTTGAATCCTCAGGTTTATATGAAAAATTACACCCCAGACTGGAGTTTGTTAAAGCAGAAGTGGTATGGGCCATACGCAATGAAATGGCTAGAACCGTCGAAGATATTTTGGCTAGACGAGTAAGGATATTGTTTCTGGATGCAAAAGCAGCGATAGAAATAGCTCCCATAGTAGCTGATATACTAGCAACAGAATTAAATAAGGATGAAAACTGGAAGCAGGAGCAGATTTCTGGTTTTGAAAAAATAGCTAGTCAATATATTATTTCAAATTAA
- the glpK gene encoding glycerol kinase GlpK, whose product MEKYILALDQGTTSSRAIVFDKKGHIISVAQKEFTQYFPKPGWVEHDPLEIWSTQAGVAAEAIAKKGLNVENIAAIGITNQRETVVVWDKKTRKPIYNAIVWQDKRTSSYCDELKAQGRENSIREKTGLVLDSYFSGTKVKWILDNVKGAREKAELGELLLGTIDTWLIWNFTKGEQHITDVTNASRTLLFNINTMAWDDELLELLTIPKSMLPEVKQSSEVYGHTKSTFYDAHIPISGIAGDQQAALFGQMCTKPGMVKNTYGTGCFMLMNIGEKPIISKNNLLTTVAWKINGKTNYAFEGSIFIAGAVVQWLRDSLKIIRNSCDVETLAGSVESSEGVYFVPAFAGLGAPHWNQQAQGTIFGLTRGSTDAHIARAALDSIAYQTMDIVKAMEADSGISINELRVDGGATVNDLLMQFQADVLNTTTVRPKIVETTAMGAAFLAGLAVGYWESAEEIQSIWQTDEYFNPSKDRKEIEKNIEGWYKAIDALEYWTKQKS is encoded by the coding sequence ATGGAAAAATATATTCTCGCCTTAGATCAAGGAACAACAAGTTCCAGAGCTATTGTTTTCGATAAGAAGGGTCATATTATTTCGGTAGCTCAAAAGGAGTTCACCCAATATTTTCCAAAACCAGGTTGGGTAGAACACGACCCTTTAGAAATTTGGTCTACACAAGCAGGTGTGGCGGCAGAAGCTATAGCTAAGAAAGGTTTAAATGTTGAAAATATTGCAGCTATAGGCATTACCAACCAAAGGGAAACGGTAGTAGTTTGGGATAAAAAAACAAGGAAACCCATTTACAATGCTATTGTTTGGCAAGACAAAAGAACATCATCATACTGTGATGAACTAAAAGCACAAGGTCGAGAAAACAGTATAAGGGAAAAAACCGGACTCGTTTTAGACTCCTATTTTTCCGGTACTAAAGTGAAGTGGATATTAGATAATGTTAAAGGTGCAAGAGAAAAAGCAGAATTAGGAGAATTATTATTAGGAACGATTGACACCTGGTTGATATGGAATTTCACGAAAGGCGAACAACATATTACAGATGTTACGAATGCATCGCGCACCTTACTTTTTAATATAAACACCATGGCTTGGGATGATGAGTTACTAGAATTGCTAACTATTCCTAAAAGCATGCTTCCAGAAGTAAAGCAGTCTAGCGAAGTTTATGGTCATACAAAATCTACATTTTACGATGCGCACATACCCATTTCAGGAATTGCAGGAGACCAACAGGCCGCTTTATTTGGTCAAATGTGTACGAAGCCAGGGATGGTAAAAAACACCTATGGAACGGGTTGCTTTATGTTGATGAATATTGGAGAAAAACCAATTATATCTAAAAACAATCTCTTAACTACTGTAGCGTGGAAAATTAATGGAAAAACCAATTATGCTTTCGAAGGCAGTATTTTTATTGCTGGTGCGGTTGTGCAATGGTTACGTGACAGTTTAAAAATTATTAGAAATTCTTGTGATGTCGAAACATTAGCAGGTTCTGTAGAAAGCTCTGAGGGTGTGTATTTTGTTCCGGCATTTGCTGGATTGGGTGCGCCGCATTGGAACCAACAAGCCCAAGGCACTATTTTTGGTTTAACAAGGGGAAGTACAGATGCACATATAGCCCGAGCTGCTTTAGACTCTATTGCATATCAAACCATGGATATCGTAAAAGCTATGGAAGCAGATTCTGGAATTTCTATAAATGAATTACGCGTTGATGGTGGCGCCACAGTAAATGATTTACTTATGCAGTTTCAGGCAGATGTTTTAAATACAACTACCGTGCGACCAAAAATAGTTGAAACAACGGCCATGGGTGCAGCATTTTTAGCAGGATTAGCCGTTGGTTATTGGGAAAGTGCTGAAGAAATTCAAAGTATTTGGCAAACCGATGAGTATTTTAATCCTAGTAAGGATAGAAAGGAAATAGAGAAAAATATTGAAGGCTGGTATAAAGCAATTGATGCTTTAGAATATTGGACTAAGCAAAAATCTTAA